One segment of Pseudomonas sp. FP2196 DNA contains the following:
- a CDS encoding oligosaccharide flippase family protein, with translation MANRRLISLGWIFTEKFGLIFLSMITFVVYARLLSPAELGVGTIIIAIVELVGLIYSSVLEDPLVRLERLEDKHISTAFWASVLVSLVSIVVISGAVMLYTPDPMLQAMTAVASVKILFTMMARVYVAQMRRSGNFKTLASRTLLGKVFGGVGGIAVALWGWGAWAVIAQVLIMEFVSIIVLMRSDPRRIAFYIDGPLLRELLKAGTPVAINALSTQTLQRGVNVVLGMTAGANAVGMFNMAMRIIDLPRTAIYNGLLSYALPVFARRSAEPSRLLGIIGDSTAVSGFLLTPLFIGIALTANDLILLIFGAKWADAIPLLQVLACTAAIGNTAMYATTALVAVNRSHLTIKAEVITTVLALALVYGFGSVYGGMAAAIALLARMLLITPLQIRGLNEAIGYGWGRFFDSNYRSVIASLVMATTVMYVSPLQGFQGYLHLICNIVVGALSYAVAYSVMHPRWPQEFKSVFTSR, from the coding sequence ATGGCCAATCGACGCCTCATTTCTCTGGGCTGGATCTTCACCGAAAAATTCGGCCTGATTTTCCTGTCGATGATTACCTTTGTCGTGTATGCCAGGCTGCTGTCGCCTGCCGAACTGGGGGTGGGCACGATCATCATTGCCATCGTCGAGTTGGTCGGTCTCATCTATTCCTCGGTGCTGGAAGATCCCCTGGTACGGCTTGAACGACTGGAAGATAAACACATCTCTACCGCGTTCTGGGCTTCAGTACTGGTCAGCCTGGTGTCCATCGTCGTCATCTCGGGCGCGGTGATGCTGTATACGCCCGACCCGATGCTGCAAGCGATGACGGCGGTGGCCTCGGTGAAAATTCTCTTCACCATGATGGCGCGTGTCTATGTGGCGCAAATGCGCCGCAGCGGCAACTTCAAGACGCTGGCGTCTCGCACGTTACTGGGCAAAGTGTTTGGTGGCGTCGGCGGCATCGCTGTCGCGCTTTGGGGATGGGGGGCCTGGGCGGTCATTGCCCAAGTGCTGATCATGGAGTTCGTGTCGATCATCGTATTAATGCGCTCAGACCCGCGGCGCATTGCCTTTTACATTGACGGTCCGCTCTTGCGGGAGCTGTTGAAGGCCGGCACACCGGTTGCCATCAACGCGCTGAGTACACAAACACTTCAGCGTGGGGTCAACGTGGTGCTGGGGATGACGGCCGGCGCGAACGCAGTCGGCATGTTCAACATGGCAATGCGCATCATCGATCTGCCTCGCACTGCGATTTATAACGGTCTGCTGAGCTATGCGCTGCCGGTGTTCGCCCGGCGCAGCGCAGAGCCATCGCGACTGCTCGGGATCATTGGCGACTCCACCGCCGTCAGCGGCTTTCTGTTGACGCCCCTGTTCATCGGGATAGCGCTCACGGCCAACGACCTCATCCTGTTGATATTCGGCGCCAAGTGGGCCGATGCCATTCCCCTGCTGCAAGTGCTGGCCTGCACGGCGGCAATTGGCAACACCGCCATGTACGCCACCACCGCACTGGTTGCGGTCAATCGCAGCCACCTGACGATCAAGGCTGAAGTGATCACCACCGTGCTGGCGCTGGCGCTGGTCTACGGGTTCGGCAGCGTGTACGGCGGCATGGCCGCGGCCATCGCTTTGCTGGCCAGGATGCTGTTGATCACACCGCTGCAAATCCGTGGGCTCAACGAGGCCATTGGTTACGGCTGGGGTCGGTTCTTCGACTCCAATTACCGCAGCGTGATCGCCTCACTCGTCATGGCCACGACCGTCATGTACGTGTCACCGCTGCAAGGGTTTCAAGGTTACCTGCACCTGATCTGCAACATCGTGGTTGGCGCGCTGAGCTATGCCGTGGCGTATAGCGTCATGCACCCGCGCTGGCCGCAAGAATTCAAATCGGTTTTCACCTCCCGCTGA
- the galE gene encoding UDP-glucose 4-epimerase GalE, which produces MRKTTLITGGAGYIGSHTALALINAGHHVLVLDNLSNSCRECIARLEQLTLSRVDFIHGDIRDSAVLDDIFSRYDIDAVVHFASLKSVAESVRKPLDYYANNVAGTLDLCRAMARHNVFRLVFSSSATVYGEPTRTPIAEDFGTGKPVNPYGRTKLMIEELLTDLCHSDPRWSIALLRYFNPIGAHESGMIGEDPRGRPNNLLPCLTQVAIGRIPELTVYGNDYPTVDGTCVRDYIHVVDLAIGHLKALQVLQYNNGINVWNLGTGIGYSVLQIIQSFEDITGITIPYRFVPRREGDIAKCWADPGKAGRELGWTAQRDLQQMIVDTWRWQSCNPQGYQSSFEIPALVAVK; this is translated from the coding sequence ATGCGCAAAACCACGTTGATTACTGGCGGGGCCGGTTACATCGGCTCGCATACCGCTTTGGCGCTCATCAATGCCGGACACCATGTGCTGGTGCTCGACAACCTGAGTAACAGCTGTCGAGAGTGCATCGCGCGCCTGGAGCAACTGACCCTGAGCCGGGTCGATTTCATCCATGGCGACATCCGTGATTCGGCGGTACTGGACGACATTTTCAGCCGCTATGACATCGATGCCGTGGTGCATTTTGCCAGCCTCAAATCCGTTGCAGAAAGCGTGCGCAAACCGCTGGATTACTACGCCAACAATGTCGCCGGCACGCTTGACCTGTGCCGGGCAATGGCTCGCCATAACGTCTTCCGACTGGTGTTCAGCTCATCGGCCACAGTCTACGGCGAGCCCACGCGCACACCAATCGCCGAAGATTTCGGCACCGGCAAACCGGTCAATCCCTATGGCCGCACCAAGCTCATGATCGAAGAATTGCTCACCGATCTGTGCCATTCCGATCCACGCTGGAGCATCGCGTTGTTGCGCTACTTCAACCCGATTGGTGCTCACGAGAGCGGGATGATCGGCGAAGACCCCCGAGGCCGTCCCAACAATCTGTTGCCGTGCCTGACGCAGGTCGCGATTGGCCGGATTCCCGAACTCACGGTGTACGGCAACGACTATCCCACCGTGGACGGCACCTGCGTGCGCGATTACATCCACGTGGTCGACCTTGCCATTGGCCACCTCAAAGCGCTTCAAGTGTTGCAGTACAACAACGGCATCAATGTCTGGAACCTCGGCACGGGCATCGGCTACAGCGTGCTGCAAATCATCCAGAGTTTCGAAGACATCACCGGCATTACCATTCCCTACCGTTTTGTACCGCGACGCGAAGGTGACATCGCCAAATGCTGGGCCGACCCCGGCAAGGCCGGACGGGAGCTGGGCTGGACCGCGCAACGCGATCTGCAACAGATGATTGTCGATACCTGGCGCTGGCAGTCGTGTAATCCGCAGGGATATCAGTCGTCATTCGAAATTCCAGCGCTGGTTGCGGTTAAATGA
- a CDS encoding family 16 glycosylhydrolase, producing MTFRKLLPLLLLSVSMVCNAAPPPGAPTTGLVLWLDAADASTMTLDAQNRIQRWNDKSGKSNHATVDNAASPPQWTANALNGHSVVRFSGASAFLGKALRSAKGPVTVLIVSRRLSEQAEVDPWQRVFSSGPQTAQNDNVLPNFAISLPQTTAYAPTVSVLELYDVPIGPYAIGRSAVGHSDNFRGDIAEVLVYDRAFASLAERQRAFKYLAEKWSVAIPKQADTWTRVGPLGALPTRTRANLPLSDQANAGQWTLNTKLSDDFNGSTLDRTRWHVNNAIGNESLGRKPALYTPSNAYVSNGNLNIVFRKEILPQKYVKLGFKDYTSAMVRTIERGFYGYYEARAKPMNSAGSSAFWLAWTGMVDNATEIDIFEIAGKTKDAALDRSYHMNAHLWATPQSTEHIDNGSLWVSPWRLADAFHTYGFDWQPDTLRWYVDGVLVRESKNHYFFFPMEVNFDSEAMWKWFGVVDDADLPSTFEVDYFYMWQRSP from the coding sequence ATGACGTTCAGAAAATTGCTGCCGTTGCTGCTGCTGTCGGTTTCGATGGTTTGTAACGCAGCACCGCCGCCCGGAGCACCCACCACCGGGCTGGTGCTGTGGCTGGACGCAGCCGATGCGTCAACAATGACCCTGGATGCGCAGAACCGGATCCAGCGCTGGAATGACAAATCCGGCAAGTCCAATCACGCGACTGTCGACAACGCCGCCTCGCCGCCACAGTGGACGGCAAACGCCCTGAATGGCCATTCCGTGGTGCGTTTCAGTGGCGCGTCGGCGTTTCTGGGCAAAGCTCTGCGCAGCGCCAAAGGCCCGGTGACGGTATTGATCGTGTCTCGCCGATTGTCCGAACAAGCCGAGGTTGATCCTTGGCAACGCGTGTTCAGCTCAGGCCCGCAAACCGCCCAAAACGATAACGTATTGCCGAATTTCGCCATCAGCCTGCCACAGACGACGGCGTATGCGCCGACCGTTTCCGTTCTGGAGCTTTACGATGTGCCGATCGGTCCCTATGCGATCGGGCGCAGTGCCGTTGGTCATTCCGATAACTTTCGCGGCGACATCGCCGAAGTGCTGGTATACGACCGTGCATTCGCCTCACTCGCAGAACGCCAGCGTGCCTTTAAGTACCTGGCGGAAAAATGGTCCGTTGCCATTCCCAAACAGGCCGACACCTGGACCCGAGTCGGGCCACTGGGCGCATTACCGACCCGGACCCGCGCCAATCTGCCGTTGTCCGACCAGGCCAATGCCGGTCAGTGGACGCTCAACACGAAGCTGTCCGACGACTTCAACGGCAGTACCCTCGACCGCACACGCTGGCACGTCAACAACGCCATAGGCAACGAGTCACTCGGACGCAAACCGGCGCTTTACACCCCAAGCAATGCCTACGTCAGCAATGGCAATCTGAACATCGTTTTCCGCAAGGAAATCTTGCCGCAGAAGTACGTCAAACTCGGCTTCAAGGACTACACCTCAGCGATGGTGCGGACAATTGAGCGCGGGTTTTACGGATACTACGAAGCCCGTGCCAAACCCATGAACTCCGCTGGGTCCAGCGCATTCTGGCTCGCGTGGACAGGCATGGTCGACAACGCCACCGAGATCGACATCTTCGAAATCGCCGGCAAGACCAAAGACGCGGCTCTCGACCGCTCGTATCACATGAATGCCCACCTCTGGGCCACGCCGCAAAGCACTGAACATATCGACAATGGCAGCCTCTGGGTCAGTCCGTGGCGCCTGGCGGATGCGTTCCATACCTACGGCTTCGACTGGCAGCCCGACACCCTGCGTTGGTACGTCGATGGCGTGCTGGTCAGGGAGTCGAAGAACCATTACTTCTTCTTCCCCATGGAGGTGAACTTTGACAGTGAGGCCATGTGGAAATGGTTCGGGGTGGTCGACGATGCTGACCTGCCCTCCACCTTTGAAGTCGACTACTTCTACATGTGGCAACGCAGTCCATAG
- a CDS encoding acyltransferase has translation MNNRRLKELDLLRFLAAIAVVFFHYAFRGYAKGDMSSMPYPLLAEPAKYGYLGVELFFMISGFVILMTASSNNLKVFFISRVVRLCPAFWVCCTLTFLFTVAIGQPRFTATLYQYLINMTFLGDLMGVEQIDGVYWSLFVEIKFYLMISILLGFKKIEKIEPCLVLWLLVSATAELLVFEKLRSILITDYAAYFIAGATFYLIWAKGFTTARILLVLGALALACFTAITWAESIESKYSTEYDPLIICGVIFLFFMTFLLIVTNKTAAIGRLNWTALGALTYPLYLLHQMIGFMIFNIAYPAVNPHLLLWGTLILMIGASWLIHKKVETPIARCMKRFLSYSFNRVRADKPASEEPARLTEPLPRKHRPS, from the coding sequence ATGAACAACCGACGATTGAAGGAATTGGATTTGCTGCGATTCCTTGCTGCGATCGCCGTAGTGTTTTTTCACTATGCTTTTCGCGGCTATGCAAAGGGCGACATGTCGAGCATGCCTTACCCGTTACTGGCGGAGCCCGCCAAGTACGGTTATCTGGGCGTCGAACTTTTTTTCATGATCAGCGGATTTGTCATTCTGATGACCGCCTCGAGCAATAACCTCAAAGTTTTTTTCATCTCCCGCGTCGTTCGCCTCTGCCCGGCTTTCTGGGTGTGCTGCACCCTGACTTTTCTTTTCACTGTGGCGATCGGCCAGCCACGATTTACGGCCACTCTTTATCAATACCTTATCAACATGACATTCCTTGGCGACCTGATGGGTGTCGAGCAAATAGACGGCGTTTACTGGTCGCTGTTTGTGGAAATCAAGTTCTACCTGATGATCTCCATTCTATTGGGCTTCAAGAAAATAGAGAAAATCGAACCCTGTCTCGTGCTCTGGCTACTGGTCTCTGCTACAGCAGAATTACTCGTATTTGAAAAACTGCGTTCGATCTTGATCACCGACTACGCGGCGTACTTCATCGCAGGTGCCACGTTCTACCTCATATGGGCGAAAGGCTTCACAACTGCCCGGATTCTCCTAGTGCTGGGGGCATTGGCATTGGCCTGTTTCACCGCCATAACATGGGCTGAATCGATCGAAAGCAAGTATTCGACCGAGTACGATCCTCTGATTATCTGCGGTGTGATTTTCCTGTTTTTCATGACGTTTCTTTTGATTGTGACCAACAAAACAGCGGCAATAGGCAGGTTGAACTGGACCGCATTAGGGGCACTGACTTACCCGCTTTACCTATTACATCAAATGATCGGGTTCATGATTTTCAACATTGCTTATCCGGCTGTGAATCCGCATCTGCTGCTGTGGGGAACCCTCATCCTGATGATTGGTGCGTCGTGGCTCATCCACAAAAAAGTAGAAACGCCGATTGCCAGATGCATGAAAAGATTCCTTTCCTACTCCTTTAATCGAGTCAGAGCCGATAAGCCCGCCAGCGAAGAACCTGCGCGACTGACCGAACCTTTACCCCGAAAACACCGTCCGAGCTAA
- a CDS encoding bestrophin family protein, whose product MKAAIVKKYRLIIKTMGYVGWALFWLLLWDIAVTVDFMLFLNAKMNLPLMPLTLLGSALVVLISFRNSSAYNRWWEARTLWGTMINNSRSFARQVLTLLDDPGSEVNPVKSTLLRRHVAYVNCLAAHLQSQPCPEEVRAFIPADEFARSGTTNNFANDILTGSAALLAREYKAGRLDSIRLARLESTLVELSNSQGGMERIANTPLPYPYVYFPRLFISLFCLIVPVGLVESLGWFTPLASTVVGFMLLAIERIGTDLQSPFRHSEHQIQMEALCETIEKNLQSMQRDSLGDVRRFEEHA is encoded by the coding sequence TTGAAAGCTGCCATCGTCAAAAAATACCGTCTGATCATCAAGACCATGGGCTATGTCGGTTGGGCCTTGTTCTGGCTGCTGCTCTGGGACATTGCCGTCACCGTGGACTTCATGCTGTTCCTGAACGCCAAGATGAACCTGCCGCTGATGCCCCTGACGTTGCTGGGTTCGGCGCTGGTGGTGCTGATCAGTTTTCGTAACAGCAGCGCCTACAACCGCTGGTGGGAAGCGCGGACGCTGTGGGGCACGATGATCAATAACTCGCGCAGTTTTGCCCGCCAGGTCCTGACGTTGCTGGATGACCCCGGCAGCGAAGTCAATCCGGTCAAGTCGACGCTGTTGCGCCGCCATGTGGCGTATGTGAACTGCCTCGCGGCGCATCTTCAGAGTCAGCCTTGTCCAGAGGAAGTGCGGGCGTTCATTCCCGCTGATGAATTCGCCCGCAGTGGCACCACCAACAACTTTGCCAACGACATCCTCACCGGTTCGGCCGCCCTGCTCGCACGGGAATACAAGGCCGGGCGCCTGGACAGCATTCGTCTGGCACGGCTGGAATCGACGCTGGTGGAACTCTCCAATAGCCAGGGCGGCATGGAGCGTATCGCCAATACTCCGCTGCCCTACCCCTATGTGTATTTCCCGCGGCTGTTTATTTCGCTGTTCTGCCTGATCGTGCCCGTCGGTCTGGTGGAATCCCTGGGCTGGTTCACCCCGCTGGCGTCCACCGTGGTGGGCTTTATGCTGCTGGCCATCGAGCGCATCGGCACCGACCTGCAAAGTCCGTTTCGCCACAGCGAACACCAGATTCAAATGGAAGCCCTCTGCGAAACCATCGAGAAAAACCTGCAATCGATGCAGCGTGATTCTTTGGGTGATGTGCGCAGGTTTGAAGAGCACGCTTGA
- the msrA gene encoding peptide-methionine (S)-S-oxide reductase MsrA, which produces MTSQTETAILAGGCFWGMQDLLRRYPGVLQTRVGYTGGEVPNATYRNHGNHAEAIEIVFDPAVISYRQILEFFFQIHDPSTPNRQGNDLGPSYRSAIYYLNEQQRDIAEDTAADVDASKLWPGRVVTEIEPAGPFWEAEPEHQDYLERIPNGYTCHFIRPNWKLPKRG; this is translated from the coding sequence ATGACCAGCCAAACCGAAACTGCCATCCTCGCCGGCGGCTGCTTCTGGGGCATGCAGGACCTGCTGCGGCGCTATCCCGGCGTGCTGCAAACACGCGTCGGCTACACCGGCGGCGAGGTGCCGAACGCCACTTATCGCAACCATGGCAACCACGCCGAAGCCATCGAGATCGTCTTCGACCCGGCGGTGATCAGCTATCGGCAGATCCTTGAGTTCTTCTTCCAGATCCATGACCCGAGCACGCCAAACCGTCAGGGTAACGACCTCGGCCCCAGCTATCGCTCGGCGATCTATTACCTGAACGAACAGCAACGCGACATCGCCGAAGACACCGCTGCCGATGTCGACGCTTCAAAGCTGTGGCCAGGCCGAGTCGTCACCGAAATCGAACCGGCGGGACCGTTCTGGGAAGCGGAACCTGAGCACCAGGATTATCTGGAACGTATTCCGAATGGCTACACCTGCCACTTCATTCGCCCGAACTGGAAGTTGCCCAAGCGCGGCTGA
- the gspD gene encoding type II secretion system secretin GspD gives MNNCFPEILRLRSPLICLATAVALAGCASTPPSTQNDPALMQEALNGTGSQRAPVVDAPDNTPASSAPAAVAPARRQIIRGNQSFVRPAAPAASAKAGAEPSGDIVFNFTDQPIEAVINSVMGDLLHENYSIAQGVKGNVSFSTSQPVNKQQALSILETLLSWTDNAMIRQGSRYVILPSNQAVAGKLVPEMPVARPSTGLTARLFPLRYISATEMQKLLKPFARENAFLLVDPARNVLSLAGTPDELANYQDTIDTFDVDWLKGMSIGVYGLQRASVAELMPQLQKLFGPDSGIPLASMVKFMPNERTNSIVAISSQPAYLQEVGDWIATIDEGGGNEPQMYVYDVRNMKASDLAKYLRQIYGNGAIKEDAAAKVAPGLRTTSLSSLNGSGNGLSSGTSQASAGLGAGNNRAQSTAEEEETEEDASGGELTDSETGEAAESGGQSAAQSLEQSVRITAQKSTNQLLVRTRPAQWKEIESAIKRLDNLPLQVQIETRILEVKLTGELDLGVQWYLGKLAGNSSSTTVANTSGNQGALGAGGAGLGAADSLFYSFVSNNLQVALHALETNGRTQVLSAPSLVVMNNQQAQIQVGDNIPISQTTVNTSNSDTTLSSVEYVQTGVILDVVPRINPGGLVYMDIQQQVSDADTSNVTTTQPNPRISTRSVSTQIAVQSGQTVLLGGLIKQDNAESTSSVPGLSRIPGLKWLFGNTSKSRDRTELIVLITPRVVTSASQARQVTDEYRQQMQLLK, from the coding sequence ATGAACAATTGCTTTCCTGAAATCCTTCGTTTGCGCAGCCCGTTGATCTGTCTTGCCACCGCCGTGGCTCTGGCGGGTTGTGCGTCCACACCGCCGTCAACACAAAATGACCCGGCCCTGATGCAGGAAGCACTCAACGGTACCGGTTCGCAACGCGCGCCTGTGGTAGATGCGCCCGACAATACGCCCGCCTCATCAGCGCCCGCAGCTGTCGCACCGGCGCGTCGGCAGATCATCCGCGGCAACCAGAGTTTCGTGCGTCCAGCGGCGCCTGCCGCCAGCGCAAAGGCGGGCGCTGAGCCAAGTGGGGACATCGTCTTCAACTTCACCGATCAGCCGATCGAAGCGGTGATCAACAGCGTCATGGGCGATTTGCTGCACGAAAACTACAGCATCGCCCAAGGCGTCAAAGGCAATGTGAGTTTCTCTACCTCCCAACCGGTGAACAAGCAGCAAGCCCTCTCAATTCTGGAAACTCTGTTGTCCTGGACTGACAACGCGATGATCCGCCAAGGCAGCCGCTACGTGATTCTGCCGTCGAACCAGGCCGTGGCCGGCAAACTGGTTCCGGAAATGCCGGTCGCCCGGCCTTCGACCGGTCTGACGGCGCGACTGTTTCCGCTGCGCTACATCTCCGCCACGGAGATGCAGAAACTGCTCAAACCCTTCGCCCGGGAAAACGCATTTCTGCTGGTGGATCCGGCGCGCAACGTGCTGAGCCTGGCCGGCACCCCGGATGAACTGGCCAACTATCAGGACACCATCGATACTTTCGACGTCGACTGGCTCAAGGGCATGTCGATCGGCGTTTACGGCTTGCAACGGGCATCGGTTGCCGAGTTGATGCCGCAACTGCAGAAGCTGTTCGGGCCTGACAGCGGCATTCCGTTGGCGAGCATGGTCAAGTTCATGCCCAACGAGCGCACCAACTCCATCGTCGCCATCTCATCGCAGCCGGCGTATTTGCAGGAAGTCGGCGACTGGATCGCGACCATCGACGAGGGCGGCGGCAACGAGCCACAGATGTACGTCTACGACGTGCGCAATATGAAAGCCTCGGATCTGGCCAAATACCTGCGTCAGATCTATGGCAACGGCGCCATCAAGGAGGACGCGGCCGCTAAAGTCGCCCCAGGTTTGCGCACCACCTCGCTGTCCTCACTCAATGGCAGCGGCAATGGGCTTTCCAGTGGCACATCACAAGCGTCTGCAGGTTTGGGCGCAGGAAACAATCGCGCGCAATCGACCGCTGAGGAAGAAGAAACCGAGGAGGATGCATCCGGCGGTGAACTGACCGACAGCGAAACCGGCGAAGCCGCCGAGTCCGGCGGCCAATCTGCCGCGCAAAGTCTGGAACAAAGCGTGCGCATCACCGCGCAGAAAAGCACCAACCAATTATTGGTACGCACCCGTCCGGCGCAGTGGAAAGAGATCGAATCGGCCATCAAGCGTCTGGACAATCTGCCGCTGCAAGTGCAGATCGAGACGCGAATCCTCGAGGTCAAACTGACCGGCGAACTGGATCTTGGTGTGCAGTGGTACTTGGGCAAACTGGCCGGCAATTCATCGAGCACGACGGTCGCCAACACCAGCGGCAATCAAGGCGCGCTTGGTGCGGGTGGGGCAGGGCTGGGCGCGGCCGATTCGCTGTTCTATTCCTTCGTCAGCAACAACCTGCAAGTGGCGCTGCATGCACTTGAAACCAACGGTCGCACTCAGGTGTTATCGGCGCCGTCGTTGGTGGTAATGAACAATCAGCAAGCGCAGATCCAGGTGGGTGACAACATTCCCATCAGCCAGACGACCGTTAACACGAGCAACTCCGACACCACGTTGAGCAGCGTGGAGTATGTGCAGACGGGGGTGATCCTCGATGTGGTACCGCGGATCAATCCGGGCGGTCTGGTGTACATGGACATCCAGCAACAGGTCAGTGACGCCGATACGAGCAACGTGACCACAACGCAACCCAATCCGCGCATTTCGACTCGCTCGGTGTCCACGCAAATCGCCGTACAAAGCGGGCAGACGGTGCTGCTGGGCGGTCTGATCAAGCAAGACAACGCCGAATCGACCTCCAGCGTGCCGGGTTTGTCGCGCATCCCGGGGCTGAAATGGCTGTTCGGCAATACCTCCAAGTCCCGCGACCGAACCGAGTTGATCGTGTTGATCACCCCACGGGTTGTGACCAGTGCCAGTCAGGCACGGCAGGTGACCGACGAGTATCGTCAGCAAATGCAACTGCTTAAGTAA
- the gspM gene encoding type II secretion system protein GspM, translated as MRRELTARERRGAALIVLALAVWAAWWVLVQSWFLGPLTEIESQADSLREQQQRYAGALQQRAALQQQLQEARRDPASRSSLLPGTDPSGVAADLMQRSLDLVKTHADQGPGCQVTQRMPITPEQNSAEPYRQVKVSLTLECAMEPLTGLLHDLEYAQPFLFVDHLSIRRQTSAPASGGAGRLQVNLLLRGYLQPAAGKEPEA; from the coding sequence ATGCGTCGTGAATTGACGGCGCGTGAACGTCGCGGCGCGGCGCTGATCGTGCTGGCTCTGGCCGTGTGGGCGGCTTGGTGGGTATTGGTGCAGAGCTGGTTTCTCGGCCCACTGACAGAGATCGAAAGCCAGGCCGACAGCCTGCGCGAACAGCAGCAGCGTTATGCCGGCGCATTGCAGCAGCGCGCGGCCCTGCAACAACAGTTGCAAGAGGCACGGCGTGATCCGGCCAGCCGCAGCAGTCTGCTGCCCGGTACCGACCCCAGCGGCGTGGCCGCCGACCTGATGCAGCGCAGTCTTGATCTGGTCAAGACACACGCCGATCAAGGGCCCGGGTGCCAGGTCACGCAGCGCATGCCGATCACGCCAGAACAAAACAGTGCCGAGCCCTATCGCCAGGTCAAAGTCAGCCTCACCCTCGAGTGCGCCATGGAGCCGCTGACCGGTCTGTTACACGATCTGGAATACGCTCAGCCGTTTCTGTTCGTCGACCACTTGAGCATCCGTCGCCAGACCTCCGCGCCAGCCAGCGGAGGTGCCGGTCGCTTGCAGGTGAATCTGCTGTTGCGCGGTTATCTGCAACCGGCCGCCGGCAAGGAGCCTGAAGCATGA
- a CDS encoding type II secretion system protein GspL: MKQLISQPLVGRLAQLHARWQSQWRGSLAQRLWQAWLQELRSVLPARVQNGWLPRSRERLLSWPLADVLPGAEDERVVLLLPDTMVLAQPLDLPLSATRELRSVVGFELDKYTPFPREHMHFVTRVQSRGKSMAKVLLVAILLERLQTVLDQCEERGLHLHAIDCRSADGEPLGVDLLPDEYKRQGATRSYLPRYLAVTCVGLLLACMLMWLDVRSARVEAMQDAVDQQREQVQALQNLRRELINTQGAARYLAQRKTAQPTVSSVLLDLTGCLGADTWVEQLDISEDGGVSISGQSAKASALIGRAKDCRTLSDAQFQGIIQPDEQTGKERFSLRAQLRKEHTDAS; the protein is encoded by the coding sequence ATGAAGCAATTGATTTCACAGCCTCTGGTTGGGCGATTGGCGCAGCTCCATGCCCGCTGGCAAAGCCAGTGGCGCGGTAGTCTCGCCCAGCGTTTGTGGCAGGCGTGGTTGCAGGAACTGCGCAGCGTATTGCCGGCCCGCGTACAGAACGGTTGGCTGCCGCGCAGCCGCGAGCGCCTGTTGAGTTGGCCGCTGGCGGATGTGCTGCCGGGGGCCGAGGACGAGCGGGTGGTGCTGCTTTTGCCTGACACGATGGTTCTGGCGCAACCGCTGGATCTGCCGCTCAGCGCGACACGCGAGTTGCGCAGCGTGGTTGGTTTCGAACTGGACAAGTACACGCCGTTCCCGCGCGAGCACATGCACTTTGTCACGCGCGTGCAAAGCCGCGGGAAAAGCATGGCGAAGGTGCTGTTGGTGGCGATTTTGCTCGAGCGTCTGCAAACCGTCCTCGACCAGTGCGAGGAGCGCGGCCTGCACTTGCACGCCATAGACTGTCGGAGCGCCGACGGCGAACCCCTCGGCGTCGACCTGTTGCCTGATGAATACAAACGCCAGGGCGCCACTCGCAGCTACTTGCCGCGCTATTTGGCGGTGACCTGCGTCGGTTTGTTATTGGCCTGCATGCTGATGTGGCTGGACGTTCGCTCCGCTCGGGTCGAGGCCATGCAAGACGCTGTCGATCAACAACGCGAGCAAGTGCAGGCGCTGCAAAACCTGCGTCGTGAACTGATCAACACCCAAGGCGCCGCCCGCTATCTGGCGCAACGCAAGACCGCACAGCCCACGGTCTCCAGCGTACTGCTGGATCTCACCGGATGTCTGGGTGCCGATACCTGGGTCGAGCAACTGGATATCAGCGAAGACGGCGGCGTCTCGATCAGCGGCCAGAGCGCCAAGGCCAGTGCCTTGATCGGTCGCGCCAAAGACTGCCGAACCCTGAGCGATGCGCAGTTCCAGGGGATCATTCAGCCCGACGAACAGACCGGCAAGGAGCGCTTTTCATTGCGCGCGCAGTTGCGCAAGGAGCACACCGATGCGTCGTGA